From Caldicellulosiruptor hydrothermalis 108, a single genomic window includes:
- a CDS encoding 4Fe-4S binding protein, producing the protein MFGMLKNVLDNLFSKPATRLYPKEKRPFFKDTRGSLEIEIEKCIFCGICQRKCPSNAIVVDRNSRTWQLNQYKCVLCNVCVESCPKKCLISKEQFNVPTTYKEFYIKKQEVKDEVQPKAQAAATNG; encoded by the coding sequence ATGTTTGGAATGCTTAAAAATGTTCTTGATAACCTGTTTTCAAAGCCTGCAACAAGGCTTTATCCGAAGGAAAAGAGGCCATTTTTTAAAGATACAAGAGGAAGCCTTGAGATAGAGATAGAAAAGTGTATCTTCTGTGGTATCTGCCAGAGAAAATGTCCTTCAAATGCGATAGTGGTGGATAGAAACTCAAGAACATGGCAGCTGAACCAGTACAAGTGCGTGCTCTGCAATGTATGTGTTGAGTCCTGTCCTAAAAAGTGTCTTATTTCAAAAGAGCAATTTAACGTTCCAACCACTTATAAAGAGTTTTACATCAAAAAGCAGGAAGTAAAAGATGAGGTGCAGCCAAAGGCACAGGCTGCTGCAACTAATGGTTAA
- a CDS encoding hydrogenase large subunit, with product MGKRTIVPFGPQHPVLPEPLQLRLVLEDEKVVEAIPAIGYVHRGLEKLAEEKDINQNIYVVERVCGICSFQQALAYCQGIEELMGIEVPDRAKYLRVIWAELHRLHSHHLWLGLLADAFGFESLFMQCWRNRELVMDLMEATAGSRVIISTNIIGGVRRDIDADKQKFILDNLAKLEEELKKIEGSFLNDYTVKKRLVGVGVLSKQEAYELGCVGPMARASGISMDLRTLGYAAYGELDFEPVVENDGDCYARLKVRLRECYQSIDLIRQAIFKMPEGEISTPVKGFPNGEVISRVEQPRGEDVYYIKANGTKNLERLRIRTPTFANIPALVKMLQGVDFADVPMLVLTIDPCISCTER from the coding sequence TTGGGGAAAAGAACGATTGTTCCGTTTGGTCCACAGCATCCTGTTTTGCCTGAACCTTTGCAGCTACGGCTTGTTTTAGAGGACGAAAAAGTTGTTGAAGCGATACCTGCAATAGGTTATGTTCATAGAGGACTTGAAAAGCTTGCTGAGGAAAAGGATATAAATCAAAACATATATGTGGTTGAGAGAGTTTGTGGTATATGCAGTTTTCAGCAGGCTTTGGCTTATTGCCAGGGAATTGAAGAGCTAATGGGCATTGAAGTGCCCGACAGAGCAAAATACTTGAGAGTAATTTGGGCAGAGCTTCACAGGCTTCACAGCCACCATTTGTGGCTTGGGCTATTAGCTGATGCTTTTGGTTTTGAAAGTCTTTTTATGCAGTGCTGGAGAAATAGAGAGCTTGTGATGGACCTTATGGAAGCAACAGCAGGTTCAAGAGTTATAATTTCCACAAATATAATTGGTGGAGTTAGAAGAGATATAGATGCTGATAAACAAAAGTTCATTTTAGACAATCTTGCAAAGTTGGAAGAGGAGCTAAAGAAGATAGAGGGTTCATTTTTGAACGATTATACAGTCAAGAAAAGACTTGTAGGAGTAGGTGTTCTGAGCAAGCAAGAGGCTTACGAACTTGGCTGTGTAGGACCAATGGCAAGGGCAAGCGGAATCAGTATGGACCTGCGAACCCTTGGGTATGCAGCATATGGTGAGCTTGATTTTGAACCTGTTGTGGAAAATGACGGGGACTGCTATGCAAGACTTAAAGTAAGACTTCGCGAGTGCTATCAATCAATTGACCTTATTCGTCAGGCTATATTTAAAATGCCAGAAGGTGAGATCTCAACGCCAGTCAAAGGATTTCCAAACGGTGAGGTTATTTCAAGGGTTGAACAGCCACGAGGAGAAGATGTATATTATATAAAGGCAAACGGGACAAAGAATTTAGAAAGGCTCAGAATCAGAACACCAACTTTTGCAAATATTCCTGCGCTTGTGAAGATGCTTCAGGGTGTGGATTTTGCAGATGTTCCAATGCTTGTTTTGACAATCGACCCATGTATCTCATGTACCGAAAGGTAA
- a CDS encoding NADH-quinone oxidoreductase subunit C — MLQNLKELQKEDLRKEVLALKADGYRFVTATCVDLGDGRFDIIYHFDKDYQLTNIRITVQAEERVPSISDIYFAAVFVENEIKDLFGIEFENLLIDYEGKFMITEDLESPMRKKPVVKVKKGE, encoded by the coding sequence ATGTTGCAAAATCTTAAAGAACTTCAGAAAGAGGATTTGAGGAAAGAAGTTTTAGCCTTAAAAGCAGATGGGTATAGATTTGTCACAGCAACATGTGTTGATTTGGGCGATGGAAGGTTTGATATAATCTATCACTTTGATAAGGATTACCAACTGACAAATATAAGAATTACTGTACAGGCTGAGGAAAGAGTTCCTTCTATTTCAGATATATATTTTGCAGCTGTGTTTGTTGAAAATGAGATAAAAGATTTGTTTGGCATAGAATTTGAAAATCTTTTGATTGATTACGAAGGAAAGTTCATGATAACTGAAGACTTAGAATCTCCTATGCGCAAAAAGCCAGTGGTAAAAGTAAAGAAAGGAGAGTAA
- a CDS encoding NADH-quinone oxidoreductase subunit B family protein, producing the protein MLFRKALKKSPWIVHYDCNSCNGCDIEILATLTPVYDVERFGIINVGNPKHADILVVSGSVNHRNARVLKTIYDQMPHPKAVVAIGACACSGGIFKECYNTLGGADTVVPVDVYVPGCAPRPEAIMEGILKAAQLLEEKKKNMKKGEILNVAKS; encoded by the coding sequence GTGTTATTCAGAAAGGCATTGAAAAAGTCTCCATGGATTGTTCACTATGATTGTAACAGCTGCAACGGTTGTGATATAGAAATACTGGCAACGTTAACACCTGTATATGACGTTGAGAGATTTGGAATTATAAATGTAGGTAATCCCAAACATGCTGATATATTGGTTGTGTCAGGTTCTGTTAACCACAGAAATGCAAGAGTTTTAAAGACAATATATGATCAGATGCCACATCCAAAAGCTGTTGTAGCAATTGGAGCATGTGCATGTTCTGGCGGGATATTCAAAGAATGTTACAATACTCTTGGCGGTGCTGATACAGTTGTTCCTGTTGATGTGTATGTTCCTGGATGCGCGCCACGGCCTGAGGCTATCATGGAAGGAATCTTAAAAGCTGCACAGCTTTTAGAAGAGAAGAAAAAGAATATGAAAAAGGGTGAGATTTTGAATGTTGCAAAATCTTAA
- a CDS encoding respiratory chain complex I subunit 1 family protein produces MKEIWITLATVIIAPLVGGVITGIDRKITARMQNRFGPPILQPFYDLFKLFSKETIVVSNTQILYAFLFLVFNIVAVVMFVLKMDLLLILFILAFATTALILGAMATNSPYSRIGAHRELISVLAYEPVLIAMIVAIYFVTGSFNIEDILKHNSFLILDLPFIFIAFSYVLTIKLRKSPFDLSTSHHGHQELVKGITTEFAGPVLGLIELGHWYELVLLLLFVWLFFAKNIFVAIAAILICYFIEIVIDNISARLTWKIMLRLTWSVAFGFALVNLIWVYIKYRLL; encoded by the coding sequence GTGAAAGAAATATGGATTACACTGGCAACTGTCATAATTGCACCTTTAGTTGGTGGAGTTATAACAGGAATTGATAGAAAAATAACTGCGCGAATGCAAAACAGGTTTGGACCGCCCATCTTGCAGCCTTTTTATGATCTTTTTAAACTATTTTCAAAAGAGACCATTGTTGTTTCGAACACTCAGATTTTGTATGCATTTTTGTTCTTGGTATTTAACATTGTTGCAGTTGTGATGTTTGTGCTTAAGATGGACCTTCTTTTGATTTTATTTATTCTTGCATTTGCTACAACAGCGCTCATTCTTGGAGCAATGGCAACAAATTCGCCATATTCAAGGATAGGTGCTCACAGGGAATTGATATCTGTGCTTGCATATGAACCCGTTTTAATTGCTATGATAGTAGCAATTTACTTTGTAACTGGGAGTTTCAATATAGAAGACATTTTGAAACACAACAGCTTTTTGATATTAGATTTACCATTTATCTTCATAGCATTCAGCTATGTTTTAACTATTAAGCTTCGAAAATCTCCATTTGATTTGTCGACTTCACACCATGGTCATCAAGAACTTGTAAAGGGGATAACAACAGAGTTTGCAGGACCTGTTCTTGGCTTGATTGAGCTTGGTCACTGGTACGAGCTTGTGCTTTTGCTTCTTTTTGTATGGCTGTTTTTTGCAAAAAATATCTTTGTAGCAATAGCAGCAATTTTGATTTGCTACTTTATTGAGATTGTAATTGACAATATCTCAGCAAGGCTTACATGGAAGATAATGCTACGGCTTACTTGGTCAGTAGCATTTGGTTTTGCGCTTGTCAATCTCATTTGGGTATATATAAAGTATAGGTTATTATAA